A window from Verrucomicrobiia bacterium encodes these proteins:
- the nadA gene encoding quinolinate synthase NadA, with protein MIDVADPLAAGTDRFPTRAVLPPERLDALSREILALKQSRNAVILAHNYQVPEIQDVADYVGDSLGLSQQAARTSAEVIVFCGVHFMAETAKILNPGKIVVLPDRDAGCSLEESCPADRLAAFQQTLGNPYTIAYINCSAAVKALSDVICTSGNAVRIVEAAPADRPLLFVPDENLGGWVMEQTGRPMTLWKGNCYVHVEWTHRAITEIRARHPGAPLVAHPECTKAVRMLADEVCSTEKMVSWCKATPASSIIIATEAGMLHRLKKECPDKTFIAAPTENCRCNECRFMKLNTLEKLHDCLDRLEPRVELDPALMDRARLPIERMLQLSATPPIPQATAA; from the coding sequence ATGATTGATGTCGCCGATCCCCTCGCCGCCGGCACGGATCGCTTCCCCACCCGGGCGGTCCTCCCTCCCGAGCGCCTCGATGCCCTCTCCCGCGAAATCCTCGCCCTCAAGCAAAGCCGCAACGCCGTCATCCTCGCCCACAACTACCAGGTCCCCGAAATCCAGGACGTCGCCGATTACGTCGGCGATTCCCTCGGCCTTTCCCAGCAGGCGGCCCGGACCTCCGCCGAGGTCATCGTCTTCTGTGGTGTCCATTTCATGGCGGAAACCGCCAAGATCCTGAACCCCGGCAAGATCGTCGTCCTGCCCGACCGCGATGCCGGTTGTTCCCTCGAGGAAAGCTGCCCCGCCGACCGCCTCGCCGCCTTCCAACAGACCCTCGGCAACCCCTACACCATCGCCTACATCAACTGCTCCGCTGCGGTCAAAGCCCTCAGTGACGTCATCTGCACCAGCGGCAACGCCGTCCGCATCGTCGAAGCCGCCCCCGCCGATCGCCCTCTCCTCTTCGTCCCCGACGAAAACCTTGGAGGCTGGGTCATGGAACAGACCGGCCGCCCCATGACGCTCTGGAAAGGCAACTGCTACGTCCACGTCGAGTGGACCCACCGCGCCATCACCGAGATCCGCGCCCGCCACCCCGGCGCCCCCCTTGTCGCCCACCCCGAATGCACCAAGGCCGTCCGCATGCTCGCCGACGAAGTCTGTTCCACCGAGAAAATGGTGTCCTGGTGCAAGGCCACCCCGGCCTCCTCCATCATCATCGCCACCGAAGCCGGCATGCTGCACCGCCTCAAGAAGGAGTGCCCGGACAAGACGTTCATCGCGGCCCCCACCGAGAACTGCCGTTGCAACGAGTGCCGCTTCATGAAGCTGAATACCCTCGAAAAACTCCACGACTGCCTCGACCGCCTCGAACCCCGAGTCGAACTCGACCCGGCCCTCATGGACCGCGCCCGCCTTCCCATCGAACGGATGCTCCAGCTCTCCGCCACCCCGCCCATCCCGCAGGCCACCGCCGCCTGA